The following proteins come from a genomic window of Sinorhizobium fredii NGR234:
- a CDS encoding ABC transporter permease — protein sequence MTAIVANSPHERWWNSRTAHRFMNHHLALIGMVMIAVLTLACVLGPYVLPYDSLYIDLRARFAPPFTGHHYMGTDPLGRDLAARLFMAGRVSLLVGFSAMLLSTLIGTLVGVLAGYRGGWIGTTLMRTVDGFLSFPSIFLVLALAAALKPSPMMITVVIAATSWMEVARIVEAEVRSLREREFVQAGRMLGLSGTHIMFREILPNAIGPIIVAATLTVARAILMEAYISFLGYGIQPPLPSWGNMLNGAQQYLGSAPWLAIIPGAAITIAVTSFNFIGDGLRDALDVRGDHT from the coding sequence ATGACTGCAATTGTCGCAAATTCACCCCACGAGCGTTGGTGGAACAGCCGAACGGCACACCGCTTCATGAACCACCATCTGGCCCTCATCGGGATGGTAATGATCGCCGTCCTGACGCTGGCGTGCGTCCTGGGCCCGTACGTGCTGCCGTATGATTCACTCTACATCGATCTGCGCGCCCGCTTTGCTCCGCCGTTCACCGGCCACCATTATATGGGCACCGATCCACTGGGACGGGACCTGGCGGCGCGGCTGTTCATGGCGGGGCGGGTTTCCCTGCTGGTCGGCTTCTCCGCGATGCTGTTGTCGACGCTGATCGGCACCCTTGTCGGCGTGCTCGCGGGCTACCGGGGCGGCTGGATCGGCACGACGCTGATGCGGACGGTGGATGGGTTCCTGTCCTTCCCGTCGATCTTCCTGGTGCTGGCGCTTGCCGCAGCGCTGAAGCCAAGCCCGATGATGATTACGGTTGTCATCGCTGCCACGAGCTGGATGGAGGTTGCGCGGATCGTCGAGGCCGAGGTCCGCTCCCTTCGCGAGCGCGAATTCGTCCAGGCCGGTCGCATGCTGGGCTTGAGCGGAACCCATATCATGTTCCGCGAAATCCTTCCCAACGCCATCGGCCCGATCATCGTCGCGGCCACTTTGACCGTCGCCCGCGCGATCCTCATGGAGGCCTATATCAGCTTCCTCGGCTATGGAATTCAGCCGCCGCTGCCCAGTTGGGGAAACATGCTGAACGGCGCGCAACAGTATCTGGGTAGCGCCCCGTGGTTGGCGATCATTCCGGGTGCCGCCATTACCATCGCGGTAACCAGCTTCAACTTCATCGGCGACGGCCTCAGGGATGCGCTCGATGTTCGCGGTGATCACACCTGA
- a CDS encoding ABC transporter permease, giving the protein MRGFLLNRLSQSLVLLLIVSVIGFVVLNLIPGGPLAQFGLDPSMTQDDLNRLKEQLGLNRPLWMQYLDWAWRLVQGDWGHSFRDGAPVLDVIGRHLVATLLLMGSSTVIAIAIGTWIGIRGATHRYSVFDYLATVGAMVALSIPTFWFGLVGIYVFSLRLGWLPAGNMYTIGDGSALNYLHHLIMPSIVLALVHVAIWSRYMRTATLDVISQEFVKTARAKGLSERRILMKHVVGNALLPMITLAGMQLPSVLTGALVTETVFTWPGMGRLFLDSLGYSDYPVVMGLLMFSAILVVLCNLIADIVVAIIDPRIRLS; this is encoded by the coding sequence ATGCGCGGCTTCCTGCTCAATCGCCTTTCACAAAGCCTCGTCCTGCTCCTGATCGTTTCGGTCATCGGGTTCGTCGTCCTGAATCTCATTCCGGGCGGCCCGTTGGCGCAATTCGGGCTTGATCCCAGCATGACACAGGATGATCTCAATCGTCTGAAGGAGCAGCTGGGGCTCAACCGCCCGCTGTGGATGCAATATCTGGACTGGGCCTGGCGCCTCGTACAGGGCGACTGGGGTCACTCCTTCCGCGACGGCGCGCCGGTCCTGGATGTGATCGGCCGTCACCTCGTTGCAACGCTGTTGTTGATGGGTTCATCCACAGTCATCGCGATCGCCATCGGCACGTGGATCGGCATTCGTGGCGCCACGCACCGCTACTCTGTCTTCGACTATCTGGCGACAGTCGGTGCGATGGTGGCGTTGTCGATCCCGACCTTCTGGTTTGGGCTTGTCGGCATCTACGTATTCTCGCTCAGGTTGGGCTGGCTGCCGGCTGGCAACATGTACACGATCGGCGACGGCTCGGCCCTGAATTACCTCCATCACCTAATCATGCCGAGTATTGTGCTGGCGCTGGTCCATGTCGCCATCTGGAGCCGCTACATGCGCACGGCGACGCTTGACGTCATCAGCCAGGAATTCGTCAAGACAGCCCGCGCCAAGGGGCTGAGCGAGCGCCGGATTTTGATGAAGCATGTCGTCGGCAATGCGCTGCTGCCAATGATCACACTTGCGGGAATGCAGCTTCCCAGCGTTCTCACTGGTGCTCTGGTCACCGAGACGGTGTTTACCTGGCCGGGGATGGGCCGGCTCTTCCTCGACAGTCTCGGCTACAGCGACTACCCGGTGGTGATGGGACTGCTCATGTTCTCGGCAATACTCGTCGTGCTTTGCAACCTGATCGCCGATATCGTCGTCGCCATCATCGATCCCCGTATTCGTCTGAGCTAA